The following proteins are co-located in the Terriglobales bacterium genome:
- a CDS encoding regulatory protein RecX, protein MRQPKKLADEDVLYDYAVKALGRRMRSVAELKRLLRQRAAPGSEAVIERVVARLKEYKYLNDSAYAAAYSSYRKENEKFGPRRVISDLKARGVHGDVVRKAVADAFAGTDEEQHAREFLRRKRIARPADDRGAARIFRTLMRAGFSTRAALRVLNKWNVDSEVLSALESEGE, encoded by the coding sequence GTGCGCCAGCCGAAAAAACTCGCCGACGAAGACGTTCTCTACGACTACGCCGTGAAGGCGCTGGGGCGGCGCATGCGTTCGGTCGCGGAATTGAAGCGGCTGCTGCGGCAGCGTGCCGCGCCCGGCAGCGAAGCGGTGATCGAGCGCGTGGTCGCGCGCCTGAAGGAATACAAGTACCTGAACGATTCCGCGTACGCCGCCGCCTACTCCAGTTATCGCAAAGAGAACGAGAAGTTCGGGCCGCGGCGCGTCATCTCTGACCTGAAGGCGCGAGGCGTGCACGGCGATGTGGTGCGGAAGGCCGTGGCGGATGCCTTTGCCGGCACCGACGAGGAGCAGCACGCGCGCGAGTTTCTGCGCCGCAAGCGCATTGCCAGGCCCGCCGATGACCGCGGGGCCGCCCGCATTTTCCGCACCCTGATGCGCGCGGGCTTCAGCACCCGGGCGGCGCTGCGCGTGCTGAACAAGTGGAACGTCGACAGCGAGGTCCTATCGGCGCTCGAGTCGGAGGGGGAGTAA
- the alaS gene encoding alanine--tRNA ligase — MPPSGSQVRQKFIDFFVARGHRHVHSSSLVPANDPTLLFSNAGMNQFKDVFLGIEKREYKRATTSQKCVRAGGKHNDLENVGFTKRHHTFFEMLGNFSFGDYFKREAIAFAWELVTSKQWWGIPKEKLYATVFKGEEGVPRDDDAYHFWREQGVPAERVFELGMKENFWAMGDTGPCGPCSEIHYDMGPAASDEGHTDCKFPCDCGRYVEIWNLVFMQFDRDSAGALNPLPKPCVDTGAGLERVTAVLQGVISNYDTDLFQPLIRRAAELTGVDVKKELEAEQHARSAASLRVIADHARATTFLIADGVLPSNEGRGYVLRKIMRRAIRHGRLLGQEKPFLFQMAHAVRDLMGSAYPELIEAAEQVAKVVYEEERRFAHTLDIGLKRLDEDLAPLVAAKRANPAARAMYSGEKAFKLYDTFGLPFDFMTDAAHDAGISFDTEGFERAMAAQRERARASWKGGAKQAAAPEYRELRPTVFEGYKQTESTDCEVLFIMKDAGEGARATQAVRELRAGERGEVVLDHTPFYAEAGGQVGDVGWLQQPSPRALVADVTGCYYPVAGVRAHRVVAKQPIVVGDKVDAVVNLHVREQTMRHHTGTHLLHAALREVLGKHVKQAGSLVDPAHLRFDFSHFSAVDDEELQDIEDLVNREVLRNTRVEVIEDVPIDVAVNEYKAMALFGEKYGERVRVIKIGDFSTELCGGTHTLATGEIGLVKVLHEGSVSAGVRRVEAVAGEASLRHFRRDHQLEHVVAGFVKSADAQVSPADALQAELEKREAELRRLHKELEQARMKSAASAAANISDKVREVKGVKVLTHRADNLERPQLRTLVDNLRNKLGSGVVVIGSSSDGKVALIVGVTKDLTDRVPAGKVVGAVAQKVGGKGGGRPDLAEAGGSESGALDSALDSAYGVVEQLLG; from the coding sequence ATGCCTCCTTCCGGCTCACAGGTACGGCAGAAGTTCATTGACTTCTTCGTCGCGCGCGGGCACCGGCACGTGCATTCGTCGTCGCTCGTGCCCGCCAACGATCCCACGCTGCTGTTCAGCAACGCGGGGATGAACCAGTTCAAAGACGTCTTCCTCGGCATCGAGAAGCGCGAGTACAAGCGCGCCACCACCAGCCAGAAGTGCGTGCGCGCCGGCGGCAAGCACAACGACCTGGAAAACGTGGGCTTCACCAAGCGCCACCACACGTTCTTCGAGATGCTCGGCAATTTCAGCTTCGGCGACTACTTCAAGCGCGAGGCGATCGCCTTCGCCTGGGAGCTGGTCACGTCGAAGCAGTGGTGGGGCATTCCCAAAGAGAAGCTCTACGCCACCGTCTTCAAGGGCGAGGAAGGCGTGCCACGCGACGACGACGCTTACCACTTCTGGCGCGAGCAGGGCGTGCCGGCCGAGCGCGTTTTCGAGCTGGGAATGAAAGAGAACTTCTGGGCCATGGGCGACACCGGCCCCTGCGGTCCGTGCTCGGAGATCCACTACGACATGGGCCCGGCGGCGTCCGACGAAGGCCACACCGACTGCAAGTTCCCCTGCGATTGCGGGCGCTACGTCGAGATCTGGAACCTGGTCTTCATGCAGTTCGACCGCGACTCGGCCGGCGCGCTGAATCCGCTGCCCAAGCCGTGCGTGGACACCGGCGCAGGACTGGAGCGCGTGACCGCCGTGCTCCAGGGCGTAATTTCCAACTATGACACCGACTTGTTCCAGCCGCTCATCAGGCGCGCGGCCGAGCTGACGGGCGTGGATGTGAAGAAGGAGCTCGAGGCGGAGCAGCACGCGCGCTCGGCGGCATCGTTGCGCGTGATTGCGGATCACGCGCGCGCCACGACATTTTTGATAGCGGATGGCGTGCTGCCCTCGAACGAAGGCCGCGGCTACGTGCTGCGCAAGATCATGCGCAGGGCCATCCGCCATGGGCGCCTGCTGGGGCAGGAGAAGCCGTTCCTGTTTCAGATGGCGCACGCGGTGCGCGATCTGATGGGCAGCGCCTATCCGGAGCTGATCGAAGCGGCGGAGCAGGTGGCGAAGGTCGTGTACGAGGAAGAGCGCCGCTTTGCGCACACGCTCGACATCGGGCTGAAGCGGCTGGACGAAGACCTGGCGCCGCTGGTTGCGGCCAAGCGCGCGAATCCGGCAGCGCGCGCAATGTACTCGGGCGAGAAGGCGTTCAAGCTCTACGACACCTTTGGCCTGCCGTTCGACTTCATGACCGATGCCGCGCACGATGCCGGCATTTCCTTCGACACGGAAGGCTTCGAGCGCGCCATGGCCGCACAGCGCGAACGGGCGCGGGCGTCATGGAAGGGCGGGGCGAAGCAGGCAGCCGCGCCGGAGTACCGGGAGCTGCGTCCGACGGTCTTCGAGGGTTACAAGCAGACCGAGTCCACCGACTGTGAAGTGCTGTTCATCATGAAGGACGCGGGCGAGGGCGCCCGCGCCACGCAAGCCGTGCGCGAGCTGCGAGCCGGCGAGCGCGGCGAGGTCGTGCTCGACCACACGCCGTTCTACGCCGAGGCCGGCGGCCAGGTGGGCGACGTGGGCTGGCTGCAACAGCCGAGCCCACGCGCGCTGGTGGCTGACGTGACCGGCTGCTACTACCCGGTGGCGGGCGTGCGCGCGCACCGCGTGGTCGCGAAGCAGCCGATCGTCGTCGGCGACAAGGTGGACGCGGTCGTGAACCTGCATGTTCGCGAGCAGACCATGCGCCACCACACCGGAACCCATCTGCTTCACGCAGCTCTAAGAGAAGTTTTGGGCAAGCACGTGAAGCAGGCCGGGTCGCTGGTCGATCCCGCGCACCTGCGCTTCGACTTCTCGCACTTCTCGGCGGTTGACGACGAAGAGTTGCAGGACATCGAGGACCTGGTGAACAGGGAAGTGCTGCGCAACACGCGCGTCGAGGTGATCGAAGACGTGCCGATTGACGTGGCCGTGAACGAGTACAAGGCGATGGCGCTGTTCGGCGAAAAGTACGGCGAGCGCGTGCGCGTCATTAAGATCGGCGACTTCTCGACGGAACTTTGCGGCGGCACGCATACGCTCGCCACCGGCGAAATCGGCCTTGTGAAGGTCCTGCACGAGGGCTCGGTGTCGGCGGGGGTGCGGCGCGTGGAGGCGGTGGCGGGGGAGGCTTCGCTGCGGCACTTCCGGCGCGATCATCAGCTGGAGCACGTTGTTGCGGGCTTTGTGAAGTCGGCGGATGCCCAGGTCTCGCCTGCCGACGCCCTGCAGGCGGAACTGGAGAAGCGCGAGGCCGAACTCCGGCGCCTGCACAAAGAGCTGGAGCAGGCGCGCATGAAGTCGGCTGCGTCGGCGGCCGCGAACATAAGCGACAAAGTGCGCGAGGTGAAGGGAGTGAAGGTGCTCACGCATCGCGCCGACAATCTGGAGCGCCCGCAACTGCGCACCCTGGTGGACAATTTGCGCAACAAGCTGGGCTCGGGCGTGGTGGTCATCGGCTCCAGCAGCGACGGCAAGGTGGCGCTCATTGTCGGCGTGACCAAGGACCTGACCGACCGCGTCCCGGCGGGGAAAGTTGTGGGCGCGGTGGCGCAGAAGGTCGGCGGCAAAGGCGGCGGGCGCCCCGACCTGGCCGAGGCCGGCGGAAGCGAGTCCGGGGCGCTGGATTCGGCGCTCGATTCGGCGTACGGAGTTGTGGAGCAGTTGCTGGGCTAG
- a CDS encoding lytic transglycosylase domain-containing protein has protein sequence MPKFPKVALMVALPTLLSVIPRARAQAIMSVEENGRKVYVNDLAAVPTRPATSARASRKYTLMYWSQTEQRWKPVPLASRTTMRAARTAAAEVSQYLGMSGVPVRTPSADAKATNANNGAVTPAPEMVAASTPAPIVSTATVKPASAPALTASAPKRTVSAADLDAAIEAAAARHHVDPNLVRAVIKVESNFNPRAVSRKGALGLMQLMPATARELNVANPFDPEQNLDGGVRHLRALLENFGGDVPKSLAAYNAGAGAVARNKGVPPYRETRDYVKRITQLYGEGAPLGNFSSGAIHVSRGPDGVLSISNTD, from the coding sequence ATGCCGAAGTTCCCCAAAGTCGCCCTGATGGTTGCACTCCCGACCCTCCTTTCCGTGATTCCACGCGCCCGGGCGCAGGCGATCATGTCGGTGGAGGAGAACGGACGCAAGGTCTACGTCAACGACCTGGCGGCCGTTCCCACTCGGCCGGCCACATCGGCCCGCGCTTCGCGCAAGTACACGCTCATGTACTGGAGCCAGACCGAGCAGCGCTGGAAGCCGGTTCCGCTTGCTTCGCGCACAACCATGCGCGCGGCGCGAACAGCGGCTGCCGAGGTTTCGCAGTATCTGGGCATGAGCGGCGTGCCGGTACGGACGCCATCGGCGGACGCCAAGGCGACCAATGCCAACAACGGCGCTGTGACTCCAGCGCCGGAGATGGTGGCGGCTTCCACGCCAGCGCCGATCGTCAGCACGGCGACGGTGAAGCCGGCAAGCGCACCGGCGCTGACCGCCTCGGCGCCGAAGCGCACGGTCAGTGCGGCCGACCTGGACGCCGCGATCGAAGCGGCGGCGGCGCGGCACCATGTTGATCCCAACCTGGTGCGCGCGGTGATCAAGGTGGAATCCAACTTCAACCCCAGGGCGGTGTCGCGCAAGGGCGCGCTCGGCCTGATGCAGCTGATGCCGGCAACGGCGCGCGAGCTGAACGTGGCCAATCCCTTCGATCCGGAGCAGAACCTGGACGGAGGCGTGCGCCACCTGCGCGCGCTGCTGGAAAACTTTGGCGGCGACGTGCCCAAATCGCTGGCGGCGTACAACGCCGGCGCGGGCGCGGTGGCCCGCAACAAGGGTGTGCCGCCGTATCGCGAGACGCGCGATTACGTGAAGCGCATCACGCAGCTTTACGGCGAAGGCGCTCCGCTGGGGAACTTCTCCAGCGGCGCCATCCATGTGAGCCGCGGGCCGGACGGGGTTTTGAGCATCAGTAACACGGACTGA
- a CDS encoding zinc ribbon domain-containing protein → MPIFEYICKECDRRFEALVIGSQKPACPHCHGKKLEQQLSVFAVAGGPARSESAAPNGACGSCGDPRGPGACSLGDLD, encoded by the coding sequence ATGCCCATCTTCGAATACATCTGCAAGGAGTGTGACCGCCGCTTCGAGGCGCTGGTCATTGGTTCGCAGAAGCCGGCGTGCCCGCATTGTCACGGGAAAAAGCTGGAGCAACAGCTCTCGGTGTTCGCCGTCGCCGGCGGCCCGGCCAGGAGCGAAAGCGCGGCCCCGAACGGCGCCTGCGGAAGCTGCGGCGACCCGCGCGGCCCGGGCGCGTGTTCGCTCGGTGACCTGGACTGA
- a CDS encoding DUF885 domain-containing protein, with the protein MCRAQAAAPEKKHNDPLQQFAADFWAWRARTQPFNFDDIPRIERPGGHRDWSAAAVERQHQELAAFEARWTALAPKPGAAIHDQVDWRLMGSALARVRWELDVLRRWQRDPVFYVEQTLSALQDALTAPPPFDEARSREVLQRVEDIPGILKDARANLGASRGANRNGPPRPFAEVAIAALADVRPRMERVAGSLEPVTKLKPGELRAALTRATGALEQYRDWLKLQLPSLPAESAIGREEYVFFLRKVALNPYTPEELLAMARQEWERAVAFEAYERQRNAGVPPLKMSASIEEQIERTRKQEAAVREFLSKRGVLTVPEWLRHYTARAIPDYLAALEDYGEADDFTGPSRLNEDCVRWEHPPAAQMGYFWAATVRDPRPIIVHEGVPGHYFQLALGWRHPDPIRRHYYDSGANEGLGFYAEEMMLQAGLFDDSPHTREIIYNFMRLRALRVEVDVKLALGQFSIEQAAEYLQRTVPMDSETAHAEARSFATTPGQAITYQIGKIQIQKFLADARIQQGEKFNLRAFHDALWLNGNVPIALQRWEMTGAADEIEKLDH; encoded by the coding sequence GTGTGCAGGGCTCAAGCGGCTGCTCCCGAGAAAAAACACAACGACCCGCTGCAACAGTTCGCTGCGGACTTCTGGGCGTGGCGCGCGCGCACGCAGCCGTTCAACTTCGACGACATTCCCCGCATCGAGCGCCCCGGCGGACATCGCGACTGGTCGGCGGCGGCCGTGGAGCGCCAGCACCAGGAACTTGCCGCGTTCGAGGCGCGCTGGACGGCGCTGGCGCCCAAACCGGGCGCGGCGATTCACGACCAGGTGGACTGGCGGCTGATGGGCTCGGCGCTGGCGCGCGTCCGCTGGGAGCTGGACGTGCTGCGCCGCTGGCAGCGCGATCCGGTGTTCTACGTGGAACAAACGCTGTCTGCGCTGCAAGATGCGCTTACCGCGCCGCCGCCTTTTGACGAGGCGCGCAGCCGGGAAGTGCTGCAGCGCGTCGAAGATATTCCCGGGATATTGAAGGATGCGCGTGCCAACCTGGGCGCCAGCCGTGGCGCTAACAGGAATGGCCCGCCGCGTCCGTTCGCCGAGGTGGCCATCGCGGCCCTTGCCGACGTGCGCCCGCGGATGGAGCGCGTTGCCGGCAGCCTCGAGCCAGTGACCAAACTCAAACCGGGCGAGCTGCGGGCCGCGCTCACACGTGCCACCGGTGCGCTGGAGCAGTACCGCGATTGGCTGAAGCTGCAACTGCCGTCACTGCCGGCTGAGTCCGCCATCGGACGCGAAGAGTACGTCTTCTTTCTGCGCAAGGTCGCGCTGAACCCGTACACGCCGGAAGAGCTGCTGGCCATGGCGCGGCAGGAGTGGGAGCGCGCGGTGGCGTTCGAGGCGTATGAGCGCCAGCGCAACGCCGGCGTCCCGCCGCTGAAGATGTCGGCTTCGATCGAGGAGCAGATCGAGCGCACGCGCAAGCAGGAAGCGGCGGTGCGCGAGTTCCTCAGCAAGCGCGGCGTGCTCACCGTGCCTGAGTGGCTGCGGCACTACACGGCGCGTGCGATTCCCGACTACCTCGCGGCGCTGGAGGACTACGGCGAGGCCGACGACTTCACCGGGCCGTCGCGCCTGAACGAGGACTGCGTGCGCTGGGAGCACCCGCCGGCGGCGCAGATGGGCTACTTCTGGGCGGCGACGGTGCGCGATCCGCGGCCGATCATCGTGCACGAAGGCGTGCCGGGCCACTACTTCCAGCTCGCGCTCGGCTGGCGGCATCCCGATCCGATCCGGCGGCACTACTACGATTCGGGCGCGAACGAGGGCCTCGGATTCTACGCGGAAGAGATGATGCTGCAAGCCGGCTTGTTCGACGATTCACCGCACACGCGCGAGATCATCTACAACTTCATGCGCCTGCGCGCGCTGCGCGTGGAGGTGGACGTGAAGCTGGCGCTCGGGCAATTCTCCATCGAGCAGGCGGCTGAGTATCTGCAGCGGACTGTCCCGATGGACTCGGAGACGGCGCACGCTGAGGCACGCTCCTTCGCCACCACACCCGGGCAGGCGATCACCTACCAGATCGGCAAGATTCAGATCCAGAAATTCCTCGCTGACGCGCGCATCCAGCAGGGCGAGAAGTTCAACCTGCGCGCCTTCCACGACGCGCTGTGGCTGAACGGCAACGTGCCGATTGCGCTGCAACGGTGGGAGATGACGGGAGCGGCCGATGAGATTGAAAAACTAGATCACTGA
- a CDS encoding alpha/beta fold hydrolase, translated as MPFTPTDFKPHRLLVGGHAQTLAGRFLPRRDALPPADERLFSVEAGVEVMCRCHWQADRRAALTVIVVHGLEGSSESQYVIGTANKAWAAGMNVVRMNMRNCGGTEMLGPTLYHSGMSGDVGAVMRALITDDKLAHVALAGFSMGGNLALKLAGELGRDRATPPELRAVAAVSPAADLGASADALSLPSNRIYEWHFVRNLKRSVRRKALAFPGRYDVSRLAGLRSVRDFDEHVTAPYSGFANADDYYFRAAAARVIEHIAVPTLIIHAADDPFIRLLPPTRAAIAANPHVVLEETAHGGHCGFVGEADRNGYDGRWAEREIVRFFATPNP; from the coding sequence TTGCCCTTCACTCCCACAGACTTCAAGCCTCACCGTTTGCTGGTCGGCGGCCACGCGCAGACACTTGCGGGCCGCTTCCTGCCGCGGCGCGATGCGCTGCCGCCTGCAGACGAGCGGCTGTTCAGCGTGGAAGCAGGCGTCGAGGTGATGTGCCGCTGCCACTGGCAGGCGGACCGCCGCGCGGCGCTGACGGTGATCGTCGTGCATGGGCTGGAAGGCTCGTCGGAATCGCAGTACGTCATCGGCACGGCGAACAAGGCGTGGGCGGCCGGCATGAACGTGGTGCGCATGAACATGCGCAACTGCGGCGGCACGGAAATGCTCGGGCCCACGCTCTACCACAGCGGCATGTCGGGCGATGTGGGCGCGGTGATGCGCGCGCTCATCACCGATGACAAGCTCGCACACGTGGCGCTCGCCGGATTTTCCATGGGCGGCAACCTGGCGCTGAAACTGGCAGGCGAACTGGGGCGCGATCGCGCAACGCCGCCTGAGCTGCGCGCCGTGGCGGCTGTTTCACCCGCCGCTGACCTGGGTGCTTCGGCCGACGCCCTGAGCCTGCCCTCGAACCGCATTTACGAATGGCACTTCGTGCGCAACCTGAAGCGCAGCGTGCGGCGCAAGGCGCTCGCGTTTCCGGGGCGCTACGATGTGTCGCGCCTCGCCGGTCTGCGCAGCGTGCGCGATTTCGACGAGCACGTGACCGCGCCGTACTCCGGCTTCGCCAACGCCGATGACTACTACTTCCGGGCGGCGGCGGCACGCGTGATCGAGCACATCGCGGTGCCCACGCTGATCATTCATGCCGCCGACGATCCGTTCATTCGCCTGCTGCCGCCTACCCGCGCGGCCATTGCCGCCAATCCCCACGTCGTGCTCGAGGAAACCGCGCACGGCGGCCACTGCGGCTTTGTCGGCGAAGCCGACCGTAACGGCTACGACGGCCGCTGGGCCGAGCGCGAGATTGTGCGGTTCTTCGCAACCCCAAATCCTTGA
- a CDS encoding TonB family protein produces the protein MLAPNALAVIPEARPGDYIVRNFQFKDGQALPEVRMHYITLGSPARDQNGRVTNAVLILHGTGGSSKQFLEERFAGVLFNPGQLLDVTKYYVIIPDNVGHGKSSRPSDGLRMHFPHYDYDDMVALQHALLDGIGVNHLRLIFGTSMGCMHAWVWGETYPEMMDALMPMACAPTQIAGRNRMWRKAAMDGIRRDPAWENGEYKSQPASLITSENFLQLMGSNALERQKQGPTRDQADLYMETQLNKVLPELDANDFLYFVDASRNYNPEPDLEKITAPVMFVNSADDAINPPELGIAERLIQRVKRGRFILLPYTAETHGHGSHTWAALWQQYLEELLKESGGLAPGTGRAVTNAEGLVNTGPVMPPPLPPGTANPVAYTIGPGITPPQKISGSQPEYTESARKRKITGTVRLAIIVGTDGTVRVVQVINSLEPSLDQSAVETIRTWRFRPGARDGQPVPVRVQVEVSFSLK, from the coding sequence ATGCTGGCGCCGAACGCGCTGGCGGTCATTCCTGAGGCGCGGCCCGGTGATTACATCGTCCGCAACTTCCAATTCAAAGACGGCCAGGCGTTGCCCGAAGTCCGCATGCACTACATCACGCTGGGCTCGCCGGCGCGCGACCAGAACGGGCGCGTGACCAATGCCGTGCTCATCCTGCACGGCACGGGCGGGTCGTCGAAGCAGTTCCTGGAGGAGCGCTTCGCGGGCGTGCTGTTCAATCCCGGGCAATTGCTCGACGTCACCAAGTACTACGTCATCATCCCTGACAACGTGGGCCACGGCAAAAGCTCGCGTCCCAGTGACGGCCTGCGCATGCACTTCCCGCACTACGACTACGACGACATGGTCGCGCTCCAGCATGCGCTGCTCGATGGGATCGGCGTGAATCACCTGCGGCTGATCTTCGGCACGTCCATGGGCTGCATGCACGCGTGGGTGTGGGGCGAAACCTATCCGGAGATGATGGACGCGCTCATGCCCATGGCGTGCGCGCCCACACAGATTGCCGGGCGCAACCGCATGTGGCGCAAGGCGGCAATGGACGGCATTCGGCGCGATCCGGCATGGGAGAACGGCGAGTACAAATCGCAGCCGGCTTCGCTGATCACGTCGGAGAACTTTCTGCAACTGATGGGCAGCAACGCGCTGGAACGCCAGAAGCAGGGCCCGACGCGCGACCAGGCCGACCTGTACATGGAAACGCAGCTCAACAAGGTGCTGCCCGAGCTCGATGCCAACGACTTCCTCTACTTCGTCGACGCCTCGCGCAACTATAACCCGGAGCCGGACCTGGAAAAAATCACCGCGCCGGTCATGTTCGTCAATTCGGCCGACGATGCTATCAATCCGCCGGAGCTGGGCATCGCCGAGCGGTTGATTCAGCGAGTGAAGCGCGGCCGGTTCATCCTGCTTCCGTACACGGCCGAGACGCACGGCCACGGTTCGCACACCTGGGCGGCGCTCTGGCAGCAGTATCTGGAAGAGCTGCTGAAGGAGAGTGGCGGGCTTGCGCCGGGGACGGGAAGGGCCGTGACGAACGCGGAGGGGCTGGTGAACACGGGACCGGTGATGCCGCCGCCACTGCCGCCTGGAACCGCGAATCCCGTCGCTTACACCATCGGCCCGGGAATCACCCCTCCGCAGAAGATATCCGGAAGCCAGCCCGAGTACACCGAGTCTGCGCGCAAGAGGAAGATCACCGGGACCGTGCGGCTGGCGATCATCGTCGGGACGGATGGCACGGTGCGCGTTGTGCAGGTCATCAACTCACTCGAGCCGTCGCTGGACCAGAGCGCTGTCGAGACCATCCGTACCTGGCGCTTCCGGCCGGGCGCCAGGGACGGACAACCCGTTCCCGTGCGCGTCCAGGTAGAGGTCAGCTTCAGCCTGAAATGA
- a CDS encoding inner membrane CreD family protein, producing MARRIFALIFIFACTSVAWWILGGTIFQRTYSADSELKGKVMSSWGAPQKATPPKMEWATTATRTIEVRKDNQLTTREEQYERDLPLTLSSSRLRAAVDLEHRQKGLLWYSTYTVNFAGDYTFPAPPKREGALRIAVKLPAAKVLYDAMEMSVNGVPVPTSIGGDTVTGSIVVPEGETLTLHFAYRSHGLDTWTYDFGGDVAQVKDFHLEVGTNFHDIDFPPSALSPTSKTETAGGWRLNWDYTNLVSGVQIGVAMPEKLQPGPLAGRISFFAPVSLLFFFFLMLIITTMRGIELHPMNYFFLATAFFAFHLLLAYTVDHISIHAAFAICSAVSIFLVVTYLRLVVGLRFALVEAGVAQFVYLVLFSYAFFLKGYTALAVTIGSIITLFVVMQLTGRVRWSEKFAAAAPAPVRAS from the coding sequence ATGGCCCGCCGCATCTTCGCCCTGATCTTTATCTTCGCCTGTACTTCCGTCGCCTGGTGGATCTTGGGCGGCACCATCTTCCAGCGCACCTACAGCGCCGATTCGGAGCTGAAGGGAAAGGTCATGTCGAGTTGGGGCGCGCCGCAGAAGGCCACGCCGCCGAAGATGGAGTGGGCCACCACCGCCACGCGCACCATCGAGGTACGCAAGGACAACCAGCTGACCACGCGCGAGGAGCAGTACGAGCGCGACCTGCCGCTCACGCTCTCCTCCAGCCGGCTCCGCGCTGCCGTTGACCTGGAGCACCGCCAGAAAGGCCTGCTCTGGTACAGCACCTACACGGTCAACTTTGCCGGTGACTACACCTTCCCCGCGCCGCCCAAGCGCGAGGGCGCGCTGCGCATCGCCGTCAAGCTGCCCGCCGCGAAGGTGCTCTACGACGCGATGGAAATGTCGGTGAACGGCGTGCCCGTCCCCACCAGCATCGGCGGCGACACGGTGACCGGCAGCATCGTGGTCCCCGAAGGCGAAACGCTCACCCTGCACTTCGCGTATCGCTCGCACGGGCTCGACACCTGGACCTACGACTTCGGCGGCGACGTGGCGCAGGTCAAGGACTTCCACCTCGAGGTCGGTACCAACTTCCACGATATCGACTTCCCGCCGAGCGCGCTCTCGCCCACCAGCAAGACGGAAACTGCCGGCGGCTGGCGGCTCAATTGGGACTACACCAATCTTGTCTCCGGCGTGCAGATCGGCGTGGCCATGCCGGAGAAGCTCCAGCCCGGGCCGCTGGCGGGCCGCATCAGCTTCTTCGCGCCGGTATCCCTGCTGTTCTTCTTTTTTCTGATGCTGATCATCACCACCATGCGCGGCATCGAGCTGCATCCGATGAACTATTTCTTCCTCGCCACGGCATTCTTCGCCTTCCACCTGCTGCTGGCGTACACGGTGGACCACATCTCCATCCACGCCGCCTTTGCCATCTGCTCGGCGGTCTCGATTTTCCTGGTGGTGACGTACCTGCGGCTGGTGGTGGGGCTGCGCTTCGCGCTGGTCGAAGCCGGCGTCGCCCAGTTCGTGTACCTGGTGCTGTTCTCCTACGCCTTCTTCCTCAAAGGATACACCGCGCTGGCGGTGACCATCGGCTCGATCATCACGCTGTTCGTCGTGATGCAGCTCACGGGAAGGGTCCGCTGGTCGGAGAAGTTTGCGGCAGCGGCGCCGGCGCCAGTGAGAGCGTCGTGA